From the Oryzias melastigma strain HK-1 unplaced genomic scaffold, ASM292280v2 sc00414, whole genome shotgun sequence genome, one window contains:
- the LOC112140810 gene encoding GTPase IMAP family member 8-like, with the protein MDKLEIENSLYMCPPGPHAVLLVIELITAVNATYQRSVQDHMSLFGDDVWKITIILFTRGDFLGVKTVEERIESDEGLQWLVNKCENRYHVLNNLERNNREQVKVLLEKIEEMWAENDDPYYEVDQRRAAEMETLREDADKRAKKMKKIIERQSRVLKEIFKEERQSLSELRVVLLGQKGSGKSAAGNRILFMEKFDEGFHIAYIKKVSDCFNF; encoded by the exons ATGGACAAACTAGAAATAGAGAATAGTTTGTATATGTGTCCTCCAGGACCACATGCAGTTCTCCTGGTGATTGAGCTTATAACTGCAGTTAATGCAACGTACCAGAGATCAGTTCAGGATCACATGAGTCTGTTTGGAGATGATGTTTGGAAGATCACAATCATTCTGTTTACAAGAGGAGACTTTCTTGGAGTGAAGACTGTAGAGGAGAGGATAGAGAGTGATGAAGGGCTGCAGTGGCTGGTGAACAAATGTGAGAACAGATATCATGTCCTGAACAACCTGGAGCGCAATAATAGAGAACAAGTAAAGGTTCTCCTGGAGAAGATTGAGGAGATgtgggcagaaaatgatgaTCCTTATTATGAAGTCGACcagagaagagcagcagaaatggagactctgAGAGAGGATGCAgacaaaagagccaaaaagatgaagaagatcaTTGAAAGACAGTCAAGAGTACTGAAAGAAATCTTTAAAG AGGAGAGACAGTCACTCAGTGAGCTCAGAGTTGTTCTGTTGGGTCAGAAAGGATCAGGAAAAAGTGCTGCAGGAAATCGGATTCTGTTCATGGAAAAATTTGACGAAGGATTTCACATAGCTTACATTAAGAAGGTATctgattgttttaatttttaa